In Xanthomonas campestris pv. phormiicola, the DNA window GCCGCCACCGTCGGGCAATTGATCCGGGTCAAGGCGCGGCGTCCACGCCGGGTGTCCAATGCTGCCCATGCCGCTGCGAGCGGCGTTACCGGAGCACGCATATGTACCAGCGCATTCTGATCGCGATCGATGGGTCCGAGTTGTCCGCCAAGGGGCTGCAGCAGGGCCTGGCGCTGGCCGCCCGGCTCGGTGCGGACGTGGATGTGGTCACCGTGTCCGAGCCCTGGGCGATGGGCATGTACGACGCGATGGGGTGGAGCGTGGGCTACGAGGCCACGCCCGAATACCGGCAGGATCGGGAGGAGGGGGCGCAGAAGATCCTGGCGCCGGCGCTCGCCGCCGCCGAGGCCACCGGCGTGATCGCGCATGGCTGCCACGTGCTCGACCGCTATGCGGCCGAGGGCATCATCGACATCGCCACGGCGCACCGCTGCGATCTGATCGTGATGACCTCGCACGGCCGCCGTGGCATGAGCCGGGTGCTGCTCGGCAGCCAGACCGCCGAGGTGCTGGCGCGCAGCCAGGTGCCGGTGCTGGTGATTCGCTGAGGGCAAGGGTTCTTCGGGAAGGGGAAGCGGCCGGCGCCAGCGCATCGCCGCACGACGGGGCGCGCCGACGGCGGAGGCCATCAGGATCGCGTCTTCGTTCGTCGCGGTTGAAACCCCCTCCTACAGGGAGCCTGGCGTGCTGGCTGGGTGCGCTGCAGGAGGGGCTTTAGCCCCATGCCTTTCAACGTTGTTGGCCGGACCCGATAAAAATCAATTGGTTACAACTGCGACGCGCGAGCGCAATTCGCTACACGCTGTTGCCTCTTGCAACACGATCAGCGGGAAATCAGCCGGTTGCAAAAGCGGGCCAGCAAAGACGTTGAAAGGCATGGGCTTCAGCCCCGACCGCGCGGAGCATCCGCCTGTCCACCAGGCCTGCGTTCGCGGCCGATGGCCCAAGGGCCACCCAACGCCGCCCGCCAAAGGCGGTGTTCGGGACTGGATCGCGAATCCCCAGCCCCAATCCCCGCGTCACCAGCTATACAACTTCCAGTACACCGGCGACACGTTGTCCTTGTTGCCGTCCATGTGCCCGTCGCCGTTCTGGTCGTACAGGTAGTAGGCCGGAGCGTTGGCCGGAGTCACCTTGACCGCGCGCAGCTGGCCGGAGACCCGGTATTCGTCCACGCTGTCGCCGTTGTCCATCGTGCGGTGGGTCACGTCCGCGCCGCGGACGTCCACCGGTGGGCCGTCGGGGCCGATCCCGGTCGAGGCGCAGCCCGCCAGCAGCAACAGCGGAACCAGCATCAGGGCTTTCATCGCAGCATTCTCCACAGCCGAAGTCGTCGCCGCCGATTATGCGCCGCGCGGCCGCATTCGGTGCGCCAAGGGCGCAGCCGCGTGCTCCCAATTCCGCCAGACGCTTCGCGCCGGACCCTCACCCCAACCCCTCTCCCGAGGGGAGAGGGGCTAGGCTGTTCCTTCTCCCACCGGGACCATGGCCCCCTTTTCGGGGGAAGGTGCCCCGCAGGGGCGGATGAGGGTCCGGGCGAAGCCTCGTACACCCAAACTCCACTACTCGCTTCGCGCGCACCCTCCCCCCAACCCTCTCCGGGCGGAAGAGGCGCCAAGGCGGTCCCAAGCCGCGCCCGGCGTAGAATTGCCCGATGAGCCGATTAGTCCTGATCGACGGGTCCAGTTACCTGTATCGCGCGTTCCACGCGCTTCCCCCGCTGACCAACCCCGCCGGCGAGCCCACCGGCGCGCTGTTCGGCGTGGTCAACATGCTGCGCGCCACGCTGAAGGAGCGCCCCGAGTACGTCGCCTTCGTGGTCGATGCGCCGGGCAAGACCTTCCGCGACGACCTGTACGCGCAGTACAAGGCCAACCGCCCGCCGATGCCCGACGAGCTGCGTGCGCAGGTCGAGCCGATGTGCCAGATCGTGCATGCGCTGGGCATCACCATCCTGCGCGAGGGCGGCGTGGAGGCCGACGACGTGATCGGCACCCTGGCCCTGCAGGGCGCCGGCGACGGCCTGGAGGTGACCATCTCCACCGGCGACAAGGACTTCGCCCAGCTGGTGCGCCCCGGCGTGCAGCTGGTCAACACCATGAGCGGCAGCCGCATGGACTCCGACGCGGCGGTGATGGAGAAGTTCGGCGTGTGGCCGAGTCAGATCGTCGACCTGCTGGCGCTGATGGGCGACGCCATCGACAACGTGCCGGGCGTGGACAAGTGCGGCCCCAAGACCGCGGCCAAGTGGCTGGCCGAATACGGCTCGCTGGACGGGGTGATGGCCAACGCCGACGCGATCAAGGGCAAGATCGGCGAGAACCTGCGCGCGGCGCTGGCGCGGCTGCCGCTGAACCGCGAACTGGTCACGATCAAGACCGACGTGGCCCTGCCCGGCGGCCCGCGCACGCTGGGCCTGCGCGAGCAGGACCCGGAGCAGCTGCGCGGCCTGTACCAGCGCTATGGCTTCACCCAGGCGCTGCGCGACCTGGACGGCGGCGTGGCCGCCCCGGCCGGCGCCGCCGAGGTCGCGCCCAGCCTGCGCGGTACCGCCGCCGGCTATGCCCGCGCCGCTGCGCCCATCGATGAAACGCTGGACCCGGCGCTGGCCGCCAAGGGCGAATACGCCGCGATCATGACCCCGGAGCAGTTCGAGGACCTGCTGGCGCGCCTGCGCGCGGCCGACGGCTTCGCCTTCGATACCGAGACCGATGCGCTGGACGCGATGCGTGCCAACCTGGTCGGGCTCAGCTTCGCGATCGAACCGGGCCGCGCCGACTACCTGCCGCTGGGCCACGACTACCCCGGCGCGCCGGTGCAACTGGACCGGACCCTGGCGCTGGCGGCGCTGAAACCGCTGCTGGAAGACCCGGCCAAGGCCAAGGTCGGCCAGCACGGCAAGTACGACCTGCACGTGCTGCGCCGGCACGGCGTGGACGTGCGCGGCTACGCCGACGACACCATGCTGGAGAGCTTCGTGCTCAATTCCACCGCCAGCCGCCACGACATGGACTCGCTGGCGCGGCGCTACCTGGGCTACGCCACGGTCAAGTACGAGGACGTGGCCGGCAAGGGCGCCAAGCAGATCGCGTTCTCGCAGGTGGCCATCGACGACGCCACCGGCTATGCCGCCGAGGACGCCGACATCACCCTGCGCCTGCACCGCGCGCTGTCCGCGCAGCTGGACGCCGAACCGGCGCTGGCCAAGGTCTACCGCGAGATCGAGATGCCGCTGGTGCCGGTGCTGGCGCGGATCGAGGCCAACGGCGTCAGTGTGGACATGGCCGAACTGCGCAGGCAGAGCCAGGACCTGAGCCAGCGCATGCTCGCCGCGCAGCAGAAGGCCACCGCGCTGGCCGGGCGCACCTTCAACCTGGACTCGCCCAAGCAGCTGCAGGCGGTGCTGTTCGACGAGCTGAAGCTGCCGGCGCTGCTGAAGACCCCCAAGGGCCAGCCCAGCACCAACGAGGAGGCGCTGGAGGCGATCGCCGACCAGCACGAGCTGCCGCGGGTGATCCTGGAGTACCGCGGCCTGGCCAAGCTGCGCAGCACCTATACCGACAAGCTGCCGGAGATGATCAATCCCGACACCGGCCGCGTGCACACCAGCTACCACCAGGCCGGCGCCGCCACCGGACGCCTGTCCTCGGCCGATCCGAACCTGCAGAACATCCCGATCCGCACCGACGACGGCCGCCGCATCCGCCGCGCCTTCGTCGCCCCGCCCGGGCGCAAGCTGATCGCCTGCGACTACTCGCAGATCGAGCTGCGGATCATGGCCCACCTGTCCGAGGACCCGGGCCTGCTGCGCGCCTTCGGCGCCGGCGTGGACGTGCACCGCGCCACTGCCGCCGAGGTGTTCGGGCGCAAGCTGGAGGACGTCACCAACAACGAGCGCCGCGCCGCCAAGGCGATCAACTTCGGCCTGATGTACGGCATGAGCGCGTTCGGCCTGGCCCGCAACCTGGGCATCGGCCGCGGCGAGGCGCAGGACTACGTGGCGCTGTACTTCAGCCGCTACCCCGGGGTGCGCGACTTCATGGAGCGCATGCGCGAGCAGGCGCGCACCCAGGGCTACGTGGAGACCCTGTTCGGCCGCCGCCTGTACCTGAACGACATCAACGCCAAGCAGCAGGGCCTGCGCGCCGGCGCCGAGCGCGCGGCGATCAACGCGCCGATGCAGGGCACCGCGGCGGACATCATCAAGCGCGCCATGGTCACTGTGGACGCCTGGCTGGAGCCGCACCGCGCGCGCGCGCTGATGATCCTGCAGGTGCACGACGAACTGGTGTTCGAGGCCGATGCCGACTTCGTCGACACGCTGCTGCCCGAAGTGACCCGGCTGATGGCCGGCGCCGCCGCGCTGAAGGTGCCGCTGGTGGTGGACAGCGGCGTCGGCGACAACTGGGACGAGGCGCACTAGCCTTTTCTCGGGACTCGGGACTCGGGACTCGGGACTTGCCGGTGCCGCTGCGGCGAAGACGGCGCCGGCGCTGCGCCCGGCCCGGGTTGGTCACCTGGCAGCGAGCGCACCCAACGCCGCGGTCGCGATGCAGCAGTGCGACTGAACGCCTTCATTCGGCCGCGTAAGCGTCTGCGGAGCGATGCGGACGGCGGAGGGATGCGCGGCGTCCGTGCCCGATGCGTTCGGCGTCATCGCCAGCATGCGCCGCCGGATCGCGTCGCTGCTGGAACATCGGCGCGGCAAATGACGAACAGCGCACGGTTTCAGGCTCCACTCCGCAGCGCAAACGATCGTCCGCCGTGTTCTTGCGCACGGATCCCTCCTATAAAAAGCGGTTGTTTCTGACACCCTGCGCTGCACTGGATTTCGTGAATGAATCGGCCCTAAATTCGATGAATTTTTAACTGAAATCTTCACGAACTAGCAAGGTGCAAAATGTTTTTATATCCCTCGACAGGCGCAATACCTGTCGCGGATCTCCTCCCATCCCCTGGAGCAGATCCAGGAACGGCGACTCCTCCCCAAGTCTCCGTTCCCTGGCCCCGCCGACCTCCCCCTGGTCCGCGGGGCTTTTTTATTGCCTGCGAAAAAATCCAGCTCAGCGCCATCGCCGCCGGCGTCCGTCGCGGCGCCACCACCAACCTGCGAGCCGTGCGATGCCCGATCTTTTTCATTTGTCGATGCCGTGGTGGGAATTCATTTTCCGCGCGGTGGTGGTGTATGTGGCGGTGCTGAGCATGGTGCGGGTGTCGGGCAAGCGGGCGATGGGGCAATTGACACCGTTCGACATGCTGCTGATCGTGCTGCTCGGCAACGCGGTCCAAAACGCCCTGCTCGGCGAGGACACCTCGCTTGGCGGCGGCCTGTTGCTGGCGGCGACGCTGATCGCCCTGAACTTCGCGGTCGGCCTGATCACCTCGCGCAGCGATCGCGCCGAGCGCCTGATCGAAGGCGAGCCGGTGGTGCTGGCGCGCGACGGCCACGTGTTCCGCCAGGTGCTGCGCCGCGAACTGGTCAGCAACGCCGACTTCCAGGCGGCGATGCGCCAGCAGGGCTGCCCCGGCCTGGACAACGTGCGCCTGGCGCTGCTGGAGACCAACGGCCACATCACCATCCTCACCAACAAGGACAGTTGAGCGCGAATGCCGCGCGGAGGCAACCGCGGGGCGGTCGCCGCGCTGCTGCCGGCAGTGCGAGCTGCGGCGGGCTAGCGGCGCGGCTCGGTCGGTCGCTCCAACTGGTAGAGCGCGTCGTCCAGCGCGTCCAGCTGGGTGGCCAGCAGCGCGCGCGCATCCTGCAGGCCGCGGTTGTAGAACTGCGCGCCGATGCGCTCGGCGACGAAATCGAGCAGGAATTCGGCCTCGAAGCCACCGATCTGCTGCTGTAGCTCCTCGCGCAGATAGCGCTGCAACTGCTCGGCGATGCGTGCCTTGTCCTCGCGCCCCAGCACGCTCGATGGCAGCGGCGCGCTCATGCCAGCCAATCGCGCGGCACCAGGTAGTCGGCCAGGCGCGCTTCGGCGCTGCCGGGTTCGGGCTGGAAGCCGTATTCCCAGCGTACCCGCGGCGGCAGGCTCATCAGGATGCTCTCGCTGCGGCCGCCGCTCTGCAGGCCGAACAGGGTGCCGCGGTCGTAGACCAGGTTGAACTCCACGTAGCGCCCGCGCCGGTACAGCTGGAATTCGCGTTCGCGTTCGCCCCACGGCAGGTCGCGGCGGCGCTCGACGATCGGCAGGTAGGCGTCCAGGAAGCCGTCGCCGACCGCGCGCTGGTAGGCGAAGTCGCGCTCGAAGTCGGCGTGCAGGTCGTCGAAGAACAGCCCGCCCACGCCGCGGGTCTCGTTGCGGTGCTTGAGGAAGAAGTACTCGTCGCACCAGCGCTTGTGCGCGGCATAGCGGTCCTGCCCGAACGGCGCGCACAACGCCTGCGCGGTGCGGTGCCAGTGGCGCACGTCCTCGTCGAACGGGTAGTACGGGGTCAGGTCGAAGCCGCCGCCGAACCACCAGGCCACGGTTTCGCCGTCGCGCTCGGCGCGGAAGAAGCGCACGTTGGTATGGGTGGTGGGCAGGTAGGGGCTGTGCGGGTGGAACACCAGCGACACGCCGGTGGCGCGCCACGAGGCGCCGGCCAGTTCCGGGCGGTTGGCGCTGGCCGAGGGCGGCAGGCGCGTGCCGGACACGTCGGAGAAGCCGATCCCGGCCTGCTCGAACAGCGCGCCGTCGCGCAGGATGCGGGTGCGCCCGCCGCCGCCCTCCGCACGCTGCCACAGGTCTTCGGCGAAGCGGGCGCGGCCGTCGGCGGCCTCGATGGCGGCGCAGATGCGGTCCTGCAGCCCGGTCAGGTAATCGCGTACTCGGTCGAACTCGGTCATGGTGGCGGTAGGCAGTCAGGCGGGGGAGGGGGGCCACCTGTAGCTGGGCGACAGGCAGCGGCGTGCCGCGCATTATTGCGTGCCGGTCGCCGGCGGCTGTTAACGCGATCGGATGACCGCATTGCGGTGCGCTGCGTTCAAGCGTCGAGGCGCGGCGCCGCGGCTGGC includes these proteins:
- a CDS encoding DUF2164 domain-containing protein; the protein is MSAPLPSSVLGREDKARIAEQLQRYLREELQQQIGGFEAEFLLDFVAERIGAQFYNRGLQDARALLATQLDALDDALYQLERPTEPRR
- a CDS encoding universal stress protein codes for the protein MYQRILIAIDGSELSAKGLQQGLALAARLGADVDVVTVSEPWAMGMYDAMGWSVGYEATPEYRQDREEGAQKILAPALAAAEATGVIAHGCHVLDRYAAEGIIDIATAHRCDLIVMTSHGRRGMSRVLLGSQTAEVLARSQVPVLVIR
- the hemF gene encoding oxygen-dependent coproporphyrinogen oxidase codes for the protein MTEFDRVRDYLTGLQDRICAAIEAADGRARFAEDLWQRAEGGGGRTRILRDGALFEQAGIGFSDVSGTRLPPSASANRPELAGASWRATGVSLVFHPHSPYLPTTHTNVRFFRAERDGETVAWWFGGGFDLTPYYPFDEDVRHWHRTAQALCAPFGQDRYAAHKRWCDEYFFLKHRNETRGVGGLFFDDLHADFERDFAYQRAVGDGFLDAYLPIVERRRDLPWGEREREFQLYRRGRYVEFNLVYDRGTLFGLQSGGRSESILMSLPPRVRWEYGFQPEPGSAEARLADYLVPRDWLA
- the polA gene encoding DNA polymerase I; translated protein: MSRLVLIDGSSYLYRAFHALPPLTNPAGEPTGALFGVVNMLRATLKERPEYVAFVVDAPGKTFRDDLYAQYKANRPPMPDELRAQVEPMCQIVHALGITILREGGVEADDVIGTLALQGAGDGLEVTISTGDKDFAQLVRPGVQLVNTMSGSRMDSDAAVMEKFGVWPSQIVDLLALMGDAIDNVPGVDKCGPKTAAKWLAEYGSLDGVMANADAIKGKIGENLRAALARLPLNRELVTIKTDVALPGGPRTLGLREQDPEQLRGLYQRYGFTQALRDLDGGVAAPAGAAEVAPSLRGTAAGYARAAAPIDETLDPALAAKGEYAAIMTPEQFEDLLARLRAADGFAFDTETDALDAMRANLVGLSFAIEPGRADYLPLGHDYPGAPVQLDRTLALAALKPLLEDPAKAKVGQHGKYDLHVLRRHGVDVRGYADDTMLESFVLNSTASRHDMDSLARRYLGYATVKYEDVAGKGAKQIAFSQVAIDDATGYAAEDADITLRLHRALSAQLDAEPALAKVYREIEMPLVPVLARIEANGVSVDMAELRRQSQDLSQRMLAAQQKATALAGRTFNLDSPKQLQAVLFDELKLPALLKTPKGQPSTNEEALEAIADQHELPRVILEYRGLAKLRSTYTDKLPEMINPDTGRVHTSYHQAGAATGRLSSADPNLQNIPIRTDDGRRIRRAFVAPPGRKLIACDYSQIELRIMAHLSEDPGLLRAFGAGVDVHRATAAEVFGRKLEDVTNNERRAAKAINFGLMYGMSAFGLARNLGIGRGEAQDYVALYFSRYPGVRDFMERMREQARTQGYVETLFGRRLYLNDINAKQQGLRAGAERAAINAPMQGTAADIIKRAMVTVDAWLEPHRARALMILQVHDELVFEADADFVDTLLPEVTRLMAGAAALKVPLVVDSGVGDNWDEAH
- a CDS encoding DUF421 domain-containing protein — its product is MPDLFHLSMPWWEFIFRAVVVYVAVLSMVRVSGKRAMGQLTPFDMLLIVLLGNAVQNALLGEDTSLGGGLLLAATLIALNFAVGLITSRSDRAERLIEGEPVVLARDGHVFRQVLRRELVSNADFQAAMRQQGCPGLDNVRLALLETNGHITILTNKDS
- a CDS encoding DUF2782 domain-containing protein — encoded protein: MKALMLVPLLLLAGCASTGIGPDGPPVDVRGADVTHRTMDNGDSVDEYRVSGQLRAVKVTPANAPAYYLYDQNGDGHMDGNKDNVSPVYWKLYSW